The Formosa sp. Hel1_33_131 genome window below encodes:
- the ftsA gene encoding cell division protein FtsA has protein sequence MEAQNISVGLDIGTTKIVAMIGRKNEYDKLEILGIGKSKSLGVHRGVVNNITQTIQSIQQAVLESETNSGLKIGEVTVGIAGQHIRSLQHSDYITRENSELVINEEDIDRLINQVHKLVMLPGEEIIHVLPQDYKVDGQAEVKEPIGMYGERLEANFHVVVGQVSSIRNIGRCVQTAGLNLDGITLEPLASANAVLSQEEKEAGVALIDIGGGTTDLAVFKDGIIRHTAVIPFGGNVITEDIKEGCSIIEKQAELLKIKFGSAWPGENKENEIVSIPGLRGRDPKEITLKNLSKIIHARVVEIIEQVYVEIKNYGHEEQKKKLIAGIVLTGGGSQLKHLKQLVEYITGMDTRVGYPNEHLAGDSDSDITSPMYATAVGLVMDSLMRQEKRIIETPEVEVEDEDAPIVPTPIESPRDNRSFLDKLTERVKDFLDNAE, from the coding sequence ATGGAAGCTCAAAACATTTCAGTAGGATTAGATATTGGTACCACAAAAATTGTGGCGATGATTGGTCGTAAAAATGAGTATGACAAATTAGAGATACTCGGCATTGGAAAGTCCAAAAGTCTGGGTGTGCATAGAGGCGTTGTGAATAATATTACGCAAACGATTCAGTCCATCCAACAAGCTGTCTTGGAATCAGAAACCAATTCTGGTCTTAAGATTGGAGAGGTCACTGTAGGGATTGCTGGACAGCACATTCGCAGTCTTCAGCACAGTGATTATATTACTCGTGAGAATTCTGAATTGGTCATCAATGAAGAAGATATTGACCGTCTTATCAATCAAGTTCACAAGTTGGTCATGCTTCCGGGTGAAGAAATTATTCACGTGTTACCACAAGATTATAAAGTGGATGGTCAGGCAGAAGTTAAAGAACCCATCGGGATGTATGGCGAACGTCTTGAAGCGAATTTCCACGTCGTAGTAGGGCAGGTATCTTCCATTCGAAACATTGGACGTTGTGTTCAAACGGCAGGTTTGAATTTAGACGGGATCACTTTAGAGCCTTTAGCATCCGCCAATGCAGTGCTCAGTCAAGAAGAAAAAGAAGCGGGCGTTGCCCTGATTGATATAGGAGGTGGAACGACCGATTTAGCCGTTTTTAAAGATGGTATTATCAGACATACAGCGGTGATTCCCTTTGGAGGAAATGTGATTACTGAAGACATTAAAGAGGGCTGCTCGATTATAGAAAAGCAAGCCGAATTATTAAAAATAAAATTTGGATCTGCCTGGCCAGGCGAAAACAAGGAAAATGAAATCGTATCGATTCCCGGTTTGAGAGGACGCGATCCAAAAGAAATTACGCTTAAAAACTTGTCTAAAATAATTCATGCCAGAGTGGTGGAAATTATCGAACAAGTCTATGTAGAAATTAAAAATTACGGACACGAAGAGCAAAAGAAAAAACTCATCGCGGGTATTGTGTTAACAGGTGGTGGAAGCCAACTGAAGCACTTGAAACAATTGGTAGAATACATCACAGGAATGGATACCAGAGTTGGCTATCCAAACGAGCATTTGGCAGGGGACAGCGATAGCGATATTACAAGTCCAATGTATGCCACGGCGGTCGGACTCGTGATGGACAGTTTGATGCGACAAGAAAAACGAATTATTGAAACTCCAGAAGTAGAAGTTGAGGACGAAGATGCGCCAATAGTTCCGACGCCCATTGAATCGCCTCGCGACAACCGCAGCTTTTTGGATAAATTAACCGAAAGAGTAAAGGACTTTTTGGACAACGCAGAATAA
- a CDS encoding cell division protein FtsQ/DivIB, with translation MRINWNLIKGVLLLGLVVFLYAFSSFTNNNRPVTKVDVQFTGKENVYITTEMVNKLLIQNQEQLYILPKDNLDLKEMEFLLESDDMIKSAQVYLTVNGEVRTKIEQKRPIARVYSKATFYIDEDGLWMPLSPQHSARVPLVTGDVEKEDLEVVYTMALKVYSDSFLKTYVTEIHQGENKEISLKMRLLNFEVLVGSLENLDEKMKNLKAFYQKAKKDKVLDLYKSVNLQFDNQVVCTKK, from the coding sequence ATGCGTATTAACTGGAATCTCATCAAAGGCGTGTTGTTGCTAGGATTAGTGGTGTTCCTGTATGCCTTTTCTTCCTTCACAAACAACAACCGTCCGGTGACGAAAGTGGACGTCCAATTTACCGGAAAAGAGAACGTTTATATTACCACAGAGATGGTTAATAAATTGTTAATACAAAATCAAGAACAACTGTATATTTTACCGAAAGATAATTTAGATTTGAAGGAAATGGAGTTTTTACTCGAGTCTGATGATATGATAAAATCGGCTCAAGTGTATCTTACTGTAAACGGAGAAGTTAGAACAAAAATCGAACAAAAACGACCGATTGCAAGAGTGTATTCTAAAGCAACATTTTACATTGATGAAGATGGTTTGTGGATGCCGTTGTCCCCGCAACACAGTGCGCGTGTGCCTTTGGTAACGGGCGATGTGGAAAAAGAAGATTTAGAAGTCGTTTACACGATGGCGTTAAAAGTCTATTCGGATTCGTTTTTAAAAACCTACGTGACCGAGATTCATCAAGGAGAAAATAAAGAAATAAGTTTAAAAATGAGACTCTTAAATTTTGAGGTTTTAGTAGGAAGCCTTGAGAATTTAGATGAAAAAATGAAGAATTTAAAAGCATTTTATCAAAAAGCAAAAAAAGATAAGGTGTTAGATTTATATAAAAGCGTGAATTTGCAATTTGATAATCAAGTTGTTTGCACAAAAAAATAA
- the murC gene encoding UDP-N-acetylmuramate--L-alanine ligase, producing the protein MNLKTIHNIYFIGIGGVGMSALAKYFVADGKVVGGYDKTPTLITQSLVDLGVGVQFETHTNQIDERFLNPKDTLIVFTPAVSESNAILQYFKTNDFQVLKRSEVLGLVTEHTQCLAVAGTHGKTTTSSILGHLMYACDEKITAFIGGISENYQSNLIQNGTDISVVEADEFDRSFLTLSPDFACITSMDADHLDIYNSEADLVETFKQFAQKIKPSGKLFIRKGLPLEGITYGVNEDADYSAINVRIENGSYRFDLQTLNGLIQNITYHLPGTHNLSNAVAALAMALEFGCDAEALKTALNLYKGVKRRFTYQIKTDDFVFIDDYAHHPVEINAVHQAVREMYPNKKLAVVFQPHLFSRTKDFVDEFAASLSQFDAAFLLEIYPARELPISGVTSSWLLEKITSPIKKLISKSDIESEIKNLGYPVFITLGAGDIGVEVSELKEKLSYAY; encoded by the coding sequence ATGAATTTAAAAACCATCCATAACATATATTTTATTGGCATCGGTGGTGTTGGTATGAGTGCACTTGCTAAATACTTTGTGGCGGATGGTAAAGTGGTTGGGGGTTATGATAAAACACCCACTTTGATCACGCAGTCTCTTGTAGATTTAGGGGTTGGTGTTCAATTTGAAACGCATACGAATCAGATTGATGAACGGTTTTTAAATCCAAAAGATACACTTATTGTGTTTACACCGGCAGTTTCTGAATCAAATGCGATTTTACAGTATTTTAAAACAAACGATTTTCAGGTTTTAAAACGTTCCGAAGTTTTAGGACTTGTGACAGAGCATACTCAATGTTTGGCAGTCGCAGGAACGCACGGCAAAACAACCACCAGCAGTATTTTAGGGCATTTGATGTATGCTTGTGATGAAAAAATCACCGCATTTATTGGGGGGATTTCAGAAAATTACCAATCCAATTTAATTCAAAACGGGACTGATATATCGGTCGTTGAAGCCGATGAATTTGACCGCTCGTTTTTAACGCTCAGTCCAGACTTTGCTTGCATTACTTCCATGGATGCAGATCATTTAGATATTTATAATTCTGAAGCCGATTTGGTGGAGACATTCAAGCAGTTTGCACAAAAAATTAAACCTTCAGGAAAATTATTTATTCGAAAAGGATTGCCTTTAGAGGGAATTACTTATGGTGTGAATGAGGATGCGGATTACAGTGCGATCAACGTCCGAATTGAAAATGGATCGTATCGGTTTGATCTTCAAACGTTGAATGGATTGATTCAAAATATAACCTATCATTTACCGGGAACGCACAACCTGTCCAATGCCGTTGCAGCACTAGCGATGGCACTTGAATTTGGTTGTGATGCGGAAGCTTTGAAAACCGCTTTAAATTTATATAAGGGCGTCAAAAGACGTTTTACGTATCAAATAAAAACAGATGATTTTGTGTTTATAGATGACTATGCACACCATCCAGTCGAAATAAATGCCGTGCATCAAGCTGTTCGTGAAATGTATCCAAACAAAAAACTAGCCGTAGTCTTTCAACCGCATCTGTTTAGCAGAACCAAAGATTTTGTAGATGAATTTGCCGCGAGCTTGTCTCAGTTTGATGCCGCTTTTTTATTAGAGATTTATCCCGCAAGAGAGCTTCCTATATCGGGAGTTACTTCAAGCTGGTTGTTAGAGAAAATTACGAGTCCGATTAAAAAATTAATATCGAAATCAGACATCGAAAGTGAAATTAAAAATTTAGGTTACCCTGTATTTATCACCCTTGGGGCAGGCGATATAGGTGTTGAAGTGTCAGAATTAAAAGAAAAATTAAGCTATGCGTATTAA
- the murG gene encoding undecaprenyldiphospho-muramoylpentapeptide beta-N-acetylglucosaminyltransferase: MKAYKIILSGGGTGGHIYPAIAVANELKARFPKSEFLFVGAKDKMEMQKVPQAGYAIKGLWISGIQRRLTLKNLLFPLKLVVSLLKSMDIVNAFKPDVVIGTGGFASGPLLLVAAMKGVPTLIQEQNSFPGITNKLLSKKVNKVCVAYEGLERFFPKDKLILTGNPVRQDLLDLDQKSAEAQAYFNLDPNKKTLLVLGGSLGSRRMNELIESKLDFLDGLEVQTIWQCGDLYSKDYQHFSIFEGVQVHTFLNRMDLAYAAADIVISRAGASSVSELCLVGKPVIFIPSPNVSDDHQTKNALAVSEKKAAILISEKDLESNFEIQFSDLMASDSQQIELSTNIKKLALKQATQTIADEIEKLLNK, encoded by the coding sequence ATGAAAGCATATAAAATCATATTATCAGGTGGAGGAACAGGAGGTCATATCTACCCTGCGATTGCCGTTGCCAACGAATTAAAAGCACGGTTTCCAAAATCGGAGTTTTTATTTGTGGGTGCAAAGGATAAAATGGAAATGCAAAAAGTGCCGCAAGCCGGATATGCGATTAAAGGGTTGTGGATTTCGGGAATTCAAAGACGATTGACCTTAAAAAATCTATTATTCCCCCTGAAATTAGTAGTGAGTTTATTGAAGTCGATGGACATTGTCAATGCCTTTAAACCCGATGTTGTGATTGGAACCGGTGGTTTTGCCAGTGGTCCTTTATTGCTGGTCGCTGCAATGAAAGGCGTGCCTACATTGATACAAGAACAAAATTCGTTCCCAGGAATTACCAATAAATTATTATCCAAAAAAGTAAATAAAGTTTGTGTGGCCTATGAAGGTTTAGAACGCTTTTTTCCAAAAGATAAATTGATTTTAACAGGCAACCCTGTACGTCAAGACTTACTGGATTTAGATCAGAAATCAGCGGAAGCGCAAGCGTATTTCAATTTAGATCCCAACAAAAAAACACTGTTGGTGTTAGGGGGGAGTTTGGGATCGCGACGCATGAATGAACTTATAGAATCCAAATTGGATTTTTTAGATGGTTTAGAGGTTCAGACGATATGGCAATGTGGGGATTTATACTCCAAGGATTACCAACATTTTAGCATCTTTGAGGGAGTGCAAGTACATACGTTCTTGAATCGAATGGATTTGGCCTATGCCGCAGCGGATATTGTAATATCTAGAGCGGGTGCCAGTTCTGTATCGGAACTTTGTTTGGTTGGAAAACCCGTAATTTTCATTCCGTCGCCGAATGTATCAGATGACCACCAAACCAAAAATGCCTTGGCAGTTTCAGAAAAAAAGGCAGCAATACTCATAAGTGAAAAAGATTTAGAATCAAATTTTGAAATACAGTTTTCGGACCTCATGGCGTCTGACTCACAACAAATAGAATTGTCAACAAACATTAAAAAATTAGCCTTAAAACAAGCGACCCAAACCATCGCTGATGAAATTGAAAAGCTATTAAACAAATGA
- a CDS encoding FtsW/RodA/SpoVE family cell cycle protein, whose protein sequence is MKTVFDNIKGDRIIWAIAALLAVFSFLPVYSAASNLAYIGNGSNTFSYFIKHFVHLFLGFSIIYGVHKIPYRYFRGLSLVMIPVVLILLVVTMLQGSTIGGANASRWIRVPIVGFTFQPSTLAALVLMVYVARYLSKIKDQVLSFKDSILPLWIPVFVVLALILPANFSTAALIFSMVILLTFLGGYPLKYLSVIIGSGVVVLMLFVLTAKAFPDLMPNRVDTWTSRITSFMDADVTVEDYQIEKAKIAIATGGIQGLGPGKSIQKNFLPQSSSDFIFAIIIEEYGLIGGMCLLFLYLWLLFRIVIVAQKSETIFGKLLSIGVGIPIIFQALVNMGVAVELFPVTGQTLPLISSGGTSIWVTCLALGIVLSVSAKRDAEKAQENEEQHPLEILSEAL, encoded by the coding sequence ATGAAGACAGTATTTGATAACATAAAAGGAGATCGTATCATTTGGGCCATAGCTGCTTTGTTGGCAGTATTCTCATTTCTACCGGTGTACAGTGCGGCCAGTAATTTAGCCTACATTGGAAACGGCAGCAATACCTTTAGTTATTTTATCAAACACTTTGTGCATCTATTTTTGGGGTTCTCAATTATATATGGCGTTCATAAAATTCCATACCGTTATTTTAGGGGGCTTTCCTTGGTGATGATTCCTGTGGTTTTAATATTATTGGTAGTCACCATGCTGCAAGGTTCAACCATAGGAGGGGCCAATGCAAGTCGATGGATTCGGGTTCCAATTGTTGGATTTACATTCCAACCATCTACCTTGGCTGCTTTGGTTTTAATGGTATATGTGGCGCGCTATTTATCAAAAATAAAAGATCAAGTCCTCTCTTTTAAAGACTCGATTCTTCCATTATGGATTCCTGTTTTTGTCGTATTAGCACTGATTCTTCCTGCCAATTTTTCAACGGCAGCACTTATTTTTTCAATGGTAATTTTACTAACTTTTTTAGGAGGCTACCCGTTAAAATATTTATCTGTTATTATAGGCTCAGGCGTTGTAGTGTTGATGCTATTTGTGTTAACTGCCAAAGCATTTCCAGATTTGATGCCAAATAGAGTGGATACATGGACGAGTCGTATTACAAGTTTTATGGATGCAGATGTCACTGTCGAAGATTATCAAATTGAGAAAGCCAAAATAGCCATTGCAACTGGAGGTATTCAAGGGCTAGGACCAGGGAAAAGTATTCAAAAAAACTTTTTGCCACAGTCCTCTTCTGATTTTATTTTTGCCATTATTATTGAAGAATACGGACTCATAGGCGGCATGTGTTTACTGTTTCTGTATCTGTGGTTATTATTTAGGATTGTGATTGTCGCCCAAAAATCAGAAACCATTTTCGGAAAATTATTAAGTATAGGCGTTGGAATTCCAATCATATTTCAAGCCTTAGTGAATATGGGCGTTGCTGTAGAATTATTTCCAGTAACGGGACAAACATTACCGCTCATAAGTAGCGGAGGAACCTCTATTTGGGTGACTTGCTTGGCACTGGGAATTGTGTTGAGTGTAAGCGCCAAACGAGATGCTGAAAAAGCACAAGAAAACGAAGAACAACACCCTTTAGAAATATTAAGCGAAGCACTATAA
- the murD gene encoding UDP-N-acetylmuramoyl-L-alanine--D-glutamate ligase produces the protein MKRLVILGGGESGVGAALLGKEKEYNVFLSDAGKIAKKYKDVLRHNEIEWEEEGHTESKILNADVVVKSPGIPDGVPLIQKLHKATISVISEIEFAAAFTTANIIGITGSNGKTTTTLMVHQILKQAGLDVAIGGNIGESFAKQVLNSNANYVLELSSFQLDGIEKFRPHIAIITNITPDHLDRYDYKFVNYIASKFRIAMNQTSDDYLIYDADDEVIVSYINTHPIQSTLVPFSLRRKVTNGTYLEQNNIIIEFNNRDIIMPTTNLALEGKHNIKNAMAASTVAHLLKIRKATIRESLEGFQGAEHRLEQVLTINKVQYINDSKATNVNATYYALESMNTPTVWIVGGVDKGNDYKALFPFINEKVKAIICLGKDNEALFDAFGNMVENIIETQYMSEAVKIAYKIATAGESVLLSPACASFDLFENYEDRGHQFKAAVRQL, from the coding sequence ATGAAGCGATTGGTGATTCTTGGCGGGGGTGAAAGTGGTGTAGGTGCCGCGCTGTTGGGAAAAGAAAAAGAGTACAACGTATTTCTTTCTGATGCTGGAAAGATTGCAAAAAAATATAAAGACGTTCTTAGACATAATGAGATTGAATGGGAAGAAGAAGGGCATACCGAATCCAAAATTTTAAATGCGGATGTAGTGGTTAAAAGTCCTGGGATTCCAGATGGTGTTCCACTGATTCAAAAATTACACAAAGCCACTATTTCTGTGATTTCAGAAATTGAATTTGCAGCAGCATTTACCACGGCGAATATCATTGGAATTACGGGGAGTAACGGTAAAACCACGACCACTCTGATGGTTCATCAGATATTGAAGCAGGCAGGATTGGACGTAGCGATTGGAGGGAATATTGGTGAGAGCTTTGCCAAGCAAGTCCTAAATAGCAATGCCAACTACGTTTTGGAGTTGAGTAGTTTTCAGTTAGATGGGATTGAGAAATTCAGACCGCACATTGCGATTATTACCAACATCACACCGGATCATTTGGACCGCTACGATTATAAATTTGTAAACTATATCGCTTCAAAATTTAGAATCGCCATGAACCAAACATCGGATGATTATTTAATATATGATGCAGATGATGAGGTCATCGTATCCTATATAAATACCCATCCAATTCAATCGACATTAGTGCCTTTTTCGCTTCGCAGAAAAGTCACAAACGGAACCTATTTAGAACAAAATAATATAATAATAGAATTTAACAATAGAGACATAATTATGCCAACAACAAACTTAGCTTTAGAAGGAAAGCACAACATTAAAAATGCGATGGCTGCATCGACTGTTGCACATCTATTGAAAATTAGAAAAGCAACCATCCGAGAAAGTCTCGAAGGATTTCAGGGTGCAGAGCACCGCTTGGAACAAGTTTTGACAATCAACAAAGTTCAGTACATAAACGATTCCAAGGCCACCAATGTGAACGCAACTTATTATGCTTTAGAAAGCATGAATACGCCGACCGTTTGGATTGTAGGTGGGGTTGATAAAGGAAATGATTACAAAGCATTGTTTCCATTTATTAATGAAAAAGTCAAAGCAATTATTTGCTTAGGAAAAGACAACGAAGCATTGTTTGATGCTTTTGGAAATATGGTGGAAAACATCATAGAAACGCAGTATATGAGTGAGGCTGTGAAAATCGCTTATAAAATTGCCACTGCTGGGGAGTCAGTATTGTTATCTCCTGCTTGTGCAAGTTTTGATTTATTTGAAAATTATGAAGACCGTGGTCATCAATTTAAAGCCGCTGTAAGACAGTTATAA
- the mraY gene encoding phospho-N-acetylmuramoyl-pentapeptide-transferase gives MLYYLFKYLEESHQFPGASLFGFLTFRAAVAIILSLLISTIFGKRIIRFLQKQQVGETIRDLGLEGQKEKAGTPTMGGVIIILATLIPVLLLAKLDNIYIILLLITTIWMGVIGFIDDYIKKFKNDKEGLKGRFKVLGQIGLGIIVGTTLFFHSDVTIKEKIPANLQVETVAGQQSSIQFYPEAKSTKTTIPFVKSNEFDYADLITWIHPGLEKYAWIVFVLVVIFIITAVSNGANLTDGIDGLAAGTSAIIVLTLGIFAWVSGNIIFSDYLNIMYIPRVEEITIYIAAFVGALIGFLWYNTYPAQVFMGDTGSLTIGGIIAVIAIAVRKEWLIPVLCGIFLAENLSVVLQVGYFKYTRKKYGEGRRIFKMSPLHHHYQKSGYHESKIVTRFWIVGILLAILTIVTLKIR, from the coding sequence ATGTTATACTATTTATTCAAATATTTAGAAGAATCCCACCAATTCCCTGGTGCCTCTCTTTTTGGGTTTCTAACCTTTAGAGCGGCAGTAGCGATTATTTTATCATTACTAATTTCAACGATTTTTGGAAAACGCATCATTCGTTTTCTCCAAAAACAACAGGTCGGAGAAACCATACGTGATTTAGGTTTAGAAGGACAAAAGGAAAAGGCAGGAACGCCAACAATGGGAGGGGTGATTATTATTTTAGCCACTCTAATCCCCGTTTTATTACTGGCCAAATTAGATAATATTTATATTATTTTATTGCTCATCACCACCATATGGATGGGAGTCATTGGGTTTATTGATGACTATATCAAAAAATTTAAAAATGATAAAGAAGGTTTAAAAGGACGGTTTAAGGTTTTGGGTCAAATAGGCTTGGGAATCATCGTCGGAACCACTTTGTTTTTTCACAGCGATGTGACTATTAAAGAAAAAATTCCAGCAAACTTACAGGTTGAAACGGTGGCGGGTCAGCAGTCGTCCATTCAGTTTTACCCTGAAGCAAAGTCGACCAAAACAACCATTCCTTTTGTAAAATCAAATGAATTTGACTATGCCGATTTGATCACTTGGATCCATCCTGGTTTAGAAAAATATGCATGGATTGTGTTTGTCTTAGTTGTTATTTTTATCATCACAGCCGTTTCTAATGGTGCTAATCTAACAGATGGAATAGATGGTTTGGCAGCAGGAACCTCCGCAATTATTGTATTGACCTTGGGTATTTTTGCTTGGGTGTCGGGTAACATTATTTTCTCTGATTATTTAAATATCATGTACATCCCTAGAGTGGAAGAAATCACTATTTATATCGCCGCGTTTGTGGGGGCATTGATTGGTTTTCTTTGGTACAACACCTATCCAGCGCAAGTGTTTATGGGCGATACAGGGAGTTTGACCATCGGTGGAATTATTGCAGTCATCGCCATTGCAGTGCGTAAAGAATGGTTGATTCCTGTATTGTGTGGAATCTTCTTAGCAGAAAATTTATCAGTGGTATTGCAAGTAGGTTACTTTAAATATACCCGAAAAAAATATGGCGAAGGCCGACGCATTTTTAAAATGTCGCCTTTGCATCATCATTATCAAAAATCAGGATATCACGAAAGCAAAATCGTAACACGCTTTTGGATTGTGGGAATTCTGTTGGCCATTTTAACTATCGTCACTTTGAAAATTCGATAG
- a CDS encoding UDP-N-acetylmuramoyl-L-alanyl-D-glutamate--2,6-diaminopimelate ligase, with protein MKTLKNILKKVVTESVVGSMSRSVSSIQYDSRKVEQDSVFVAIKGGVFDGHEFIIKAIDKGAEVIVCEDLPELLETDITYIKVKSTARALTLMASNYYENPSKDIKLIGITGTNGKTTVATLLYELFKLAGYKVGLISTVKIMVDREEFPTSHTTPDSLVINSYLSQMNAQGVEFCFMEVSSHGIHQYRTEGLLFDGGVFTNLSHDHLDYHASFAEYRDVKKSFFDQLPATAFALVNADDKNGSVMVQNTKSKQSTYALKSYADFRVQILENQFSGLLLKINDQEVMTRLIGSFNAYNLVAIYGVAELLGMEKSEILRHLSLVTNVSGRFQHYTTTFEITVIIDYAHTPDALKNVLETINTIRTKKQTLITVVGCGGDRDKTKRPKMGHIASALSSKVFFTSDNPRSEKPQQIISEMEAGVKPENLDKIISIKDRKEAITAACKLARPHDIILIAGKGHEAYQEVRGVRHKFNDNKLSQTILIGLEL; from the coding sequence ATGAAAACTCTAAAAAACATATTAAAGAAAGTGGTTACTGAGTCGGTCGTTGGATCTATGAGCCGATCTGTTTCTAGCATACAATACGATTCTCGAAAAGTTGAGCAAGACAGTGTTTTTGTGGCAATTAAAGGCGGTGTCTTTGATGGTCATGAGTTTATTATTAAGGCAATTGATAAAGGTGCAGAGGTCATTGTTTGTGAGGATTTACCCGAACTATTAGAGACCGATATTACCTATATAAAAGTGAAGAGTACGGCGAGAGCCTTGACACTTATGGCTTCTAATTATTATGAAAATCCTTCTAAGGATATTAAGCTGATTGGAATTACAGGAACCAATGGCAAGACCACGGTTGCAACGCTTCTTTATGAATTGTTTAAACTAGCGGGTTATAAAGTGGGGCTCATCTCTACCGTAAAAATCATGGTAGATCGCGAGGAATTTCCAACAAGTCATACGACTCCCGATTCTTTAGTCATCAATTCGTATTTAAGTCAAATGAATGCCCAAGGGGTTGAGTTTTGTTTTATGGAAGTCAGTTCGCATGGAATTCATCAATATAGAACCGAAGGGTTGTTGTTTGATGGAGGTGTGTTTACCAATCTTTCGCATGATCATTTAGACTATCATGCTTCATTTGCGGAGTATAGAGATGTAAAAAAATCGTTCTTTGATCAATTGCCAGCAACGGCATTTGCCCTTGTGAACGCCGATGATAAAAACGGTTCGGTTATGGTTCAAAACACCAAATCCAAACAATCTACTTATGCTTTAAAAAGTTATGCAGATTTCCGTGTTCAAATCTTAGAAAATCAATTTAGCGGGCTGCTGTTGAAAATAAACGATCAAGAAGTAATGACTCGATTGATAGGGAGTTTTAATGCCTATAATTTAGTTGCTATTTACGGGGTTGCTGAACTTTTAGGGATGGAAAAATCCGAAATACTTCGGCATTTGAGTTTAGTCACCAATGTCAGTGGGCGATTTCAGCACTACACAACAACTTTCGAAATCACAGTGATCATTGATTATGCGCATACGCCAGACGCTTTGAAAAATGTGCTTGAAACCATCAATACGATTCGAACCAAAAAACAGACACTCATTACGGTGGTTGGATGCGGGGGCGATCGCGATAAAACTAAACGTCCAAAAATGGGGCACATCGCATCGGCATTGAGTTCAAAAGTGTTTTTCACAAGTGACAATCCGAGGTCTGAAAAACCACAGCAAATTATTTCTGAAATGGAAGCTGGGGTCAAGCCTGAGAATTTAGATAAAATTATATCCATTAAAGATCGAAAAGAAGCCATCACAGCCGCCTGTAAGCTTGCACGGCCTCATGATATTATTCTGATTGCAGGCAAAGGACATGAGGCGTACCAAGAAGTTAGAGGGGTCAGACATAAGTTTAATGACAACAAGCTATCTCAAACAATTTTAATAGGACTAGAACTATAA